In the genome of Quercus robur chromosome 3, dhQueRobu3.1, whole genome shotgun sequence, one region contains:
- the LOC126716842 gene encoding uncharacterized protein LOC126716842, whose product MLKFLSRVRIEFNALDPRTASCMEFLAQCNAPKAKESNPACQIQVKRRTDDHPPHITVTFVNGVEEVYDATSTPAQTIRTMILDKGQFLETEQMFREAGEAWPVFVPEEELRQHAPGTKPRKAEEKKQ is encoded by the exons ATGCTGAAGTTCCTATCAAGGGTTCGGATCGAGTTCAATGCCTTGGACCCACGCACAGCCTCGTGCATGGAATTCTTGGCACAGTGCAACGCTCCCAAGGCCAAAGAATCCAACCCTGCTTGTCAAATCCAAGTCAAACGCCGAACCGACGACCACCCTCCCCATATCACGGTCACTTTCGTCAACGGAGTCGAAGAGGTTTACGACGCCACATCCACACCGGCCCAGACCATAAGGACTATGATTCTCGATAAGGGTCAGTTCCTCGAGACCGAGCAAATGTTCCGTGAAGCTGGTGAGGCTTGGCCTGTTTTTGTCCCCGAAGAGGAGCTCCGTCAGCACGCGCCTGGCACCAAG CCGAGGAAAGCAGAAGAGAAGAAGCAGTAA